In the genome of Candoia aspera isolate rCanAsp1 chromosome 1, rCanAsp1.hap2, whole genome shotgun sequence, one region contains:
- the RHAG gene encoding ammonium transporter Rh type A isoform X2, which yields MIFIGFGFLMTFLKKYGFSSVGINLLIAALGIQWGILLQGFWHMQSNTIPNAIESMINADFSTAAVLISFGAVLGKTSPVQMLILTIFEITVFVCNEHLVVNVLKATDTGASMTIHAFGAYFGLAVARMLYRPGLKKGHVKEGSVYHSDLFAMIGTLFLWLFWPSFNSAIAKSGEDQQRAIMNTYFSLAACTLTTFAFSILVEHRGKLDMVHIQNATLAGGVAVGSCADLNILPFGAMLIGSIAGIISVIGYKYLTPFLASNLKIQDTCGVHNLHGLPGLLGGIASIIAAAVQVNSTISVGMQAAALGCSVAIALVGGAFTGLLLNLPFLGQPPDQNCYDDSVYWEIPTDREALLESNMHYEEDPSKLNVEA from the exons ATGATATTTATTGGGTTTGGTTTCCTGATGACCTTCCTGAAAAAATATGGCTTCAGCAGTGTTGGCATCAACTTGCTCATTGCTGCCTTGGGCATCCAGTGGGGCATCCTCCTACAAGGATTTTGGCACATGCAATCAAATACTATCCCTAATGCCATTGAAAG TATGATAAATGCAGACTTTAGCACAGCAGCTGTCCTGATCTCATTTGGAGCTGTCCTGGGGAAAACAAGTCCAGTTCAGATGCTGATTTTGACCATTTTTGAAATCACTGTCTTTGTATGCAATGAACATCTTGTGGTGAATGTGCTAAAG GCCACGGATACTGGGGCATCCATGACCATTCATGCTTTCGGAGCTTATTTTGGTTTGGCTGTAGCCAGAATGCTCTACCGACCAGGCCTGAAAAAGGGACATGTCAAAGAAGGTTCTGTTTACCATTCAGACTTATTTGCTATGATTG GTACTCTTTTCCTTTGGCTCTTTTGGCCCAGTTTTAACTCGGCCATTGCGAAATCAGGAGAGGACCAGCAGAGGGCAATCATGAACACATATTTCTCTTTGGCAGCATGCACCCTCACCACATTTGCTTTCTCTATTCTGGTTGAACACCGAGGCAAACTGGACATG GTACACATTCAAAATGCTACCTTGGCAGGCGGTGTTGCTGTGGGGTCATGTGCTGACCTGAACATCTTGCCCTTTGGGGCTATGTTAATTGGTAGCATAGCAGGAATCATCTCAGTTATTGGATACAAATACTTAACT CCATTTCTGGCCTCCAACTTGAAAATTCAAGACACCTGCGGTGTCCATAATCTACATGGCTTACCTGGACTATTGGGAGGCATTGCAAGTATCATTGCAGCTGCTGTGCAGGTTAACAGCAC AATATCTGTTGGGATGCAGGCTGCTGCTCTAGGCTGCTCTGTTGCAATTGCTCTGGTAGGAGGAGCATTCACAG GATTACTTCTCAATTTGCCTTTCCTGGGACAGCCACCTGATCAGAACTGCTATGATGACTCCGTATATTGGGAG ATTCCCACTGATAGAGAAGCACTTCTGGAAAGCAATATGCATTATGAAGAAGATCCCAGCAAACTCAACGTAGAAGCATAG